A window of Rhododendron vialii isolate Sample 1 chromosome 11a, ASM3025357v1 contains these coding sequences:
- the LOC131308495 gene encoding auxin-responsive protein SAUR68-like — protein MISPKKLIKMARKWQKAAAIKRKRISLQLDHGDVYASANTSSSSVVDKGHFVVYKADQRRFVFPIMYLNTEIFRELLRLSEEEFGLPSDGPITLPFDAVFMDYVVSLLQRHTTTEIQKALLVSIANSRCSMPCSIDQEKPFQHLIVCSF, from the coding sequence ATGATCAGTCCAAAGAAACTTATCAAAATGGCAAGGAAGTGGCAGAAGGCGGCTGCcatcaaaaggaaaagaatttcgCTCCAATTAGACCATGGGGATGTCTATGCTAGTGCTAATACTAGCTCATCGTCAGTGGTGGATAAGGGCCATTTTGTAGTCTACAAAGCAGATCAAAGGCGCTTTGTTTTCCCTATAATGTATCTTAACACTGAAATTTTCAGGGAGCTCCTAAGGTTATCTGAAGAAGAGTTTGGACTACCAAGTGACGGACCTATTACATTGCCATTTGACGCAGTTTTTATGGATTATGTGGTCTCTTTACTCCAACGGCACACAACAACAGAAATACAGAAAGCTCTGCTTGTGTCAATCGCAAATAGTAGATGCTCCATGCCTTGCTCTATTGATCAAGAAAAACCATTCCAACATTTAATAGTCTGCAGCTTCTAG
- the LOC131308496 gene encoding auxin-responsive protein SAUR68-like, whose protein sequence is MISAKKLIRMARKWKKIASIGRKRISFPRSKGTMDRSTFSPWSEADKGHFVVYSTDRIRFVLPLVYLQNTIFRELFMMSAEEFGFSRNGPIMLPCDAVFIKYILSLMTRGLAHDVEQTLLFSINSSCYSLPFVRQEKTGQQVVVCG, encoded by the coding sequence ATGATAAGTGCAAAGAAGCTCATTAGAATGGCAAGAAAGTGGAAGAAGATAGCTTCCATTGGGAGAAAAAGAATTTCTTTCCCAAGAAGCAAAGGGACTATGGACAGGAGCACATTTAGCCCATGGTCTGAAGCTGATAAAGGCCATTTTGTTGTCTACAGCACCGATCGAATCCGCTTTGTGCTTCCATTAGTGTACCTACAGAATACCATCTTCAGAGAACTCTTCATGATGTCTGCAGAGGAATTTGGCTTCTCGAGAAACGGGCCAATTATGTTGCCATGTGACGCAGTTTTCATCAAGTACATACTATCTCTCATGACAAGAGGTCTAGCTCATGATGTTGAGCAAACTTTGCTCTTTTCCATTAATAGCAGTTGCTACTCTTTACCTTTTGTACGTCAAGAAAAAACAGGCCAACAAGTAGTTGTTTGTGGGTAG